The genomic region GGGAACTCCTCGTACAGTTCATCGGCGCGGGCGGCGGCGCGGTCGTCGTCGTTGAACACGTAGCCGCCCATCAGCATATTCTCGTGAACGCTCATCCCAGGGAAGACGCTGGCGTCCTGCAGGACGTAGCTCATTCCATTGGCGAGGTTCTGCTGGGGCGACCGGCCGGTGATGTCCTCACCGCGGAACGACACCGCCCCGGTCTGGACGTCCGCAAAGCCGTAGATGCTCTTCATCAGCGTGGACTTCCCGGAGCCGTTCGGGCCGATGAGACAGGCGACCTGTCCGTCCTCGACGGCGATGCTCACGTCATGTAACACCGTGGTGTTGCCGTAGCCGGCCGTGACGTTCTCCATCCGGAGCACCGGGTCCTCGGTCGGTTCGTTCGTGGCGTCTGGTGTGGATGCCATACTCACTCCCTCCCGAGGTACGCGTCGAGCACGCGCTGGTCGTTCTGTATCTCTTCTGGCGTTCCCTCGGCGATGCGTTCGCCGTGGGCCAGAACGTAGATGCGGTCGGCGATATCCATGACGAAGTCCATGTTGTGTTCAATGAGGAAGATGGTCGACTCCTGCTCCTCGTTGGCGTTGCGGATGTAGTCGATGAGATTCCCCAGCATGGAGGGGTTGATGCCGCCGGCTGGCTCGTCCATCAGCAGGATTTCGGGTTCCGACATCAGTTCCATCGCGAACTCAAGCAGCTTCTGCTGGCCGAAACTCATCCGGCCAGCGCGGGTCTCCGCGAGTCCACCGAGGTCGACGTAGTCCAGCAGTTCGTCCGTGCGGGCGAGCAGGGAACTGTCCGGGCGACGCATGAGGCTGGAGACGTCAGCGCCACCCTCCTGGGCCGCAAGCAGCAAGTTTTTCCGGACGGTCATGTCTCCGAAGATACGGGTCTCTTGGAACATCCGGCCCAGGCCGGCCCGCGCGATCTTGTGTTCGGGCCAGTCCGTCACGTCCTCGCCTTGGAGATAGACCCGCCCCTCGTCGGGCGTTAGTGTCCCGGTGATACAGTTGAACAGCGTGGACTTGCCGGCCCCGTTCGGCCCGATGAGGCCGACGATTTCGCCACTGTGGATCGCGATGTCCACGTCGTCGACGGCGGTCAGGCCGCCGAAGCGCTTCGTGACGCCGTCCGTCCGCAGCACCGCACGACCGCTGTCCGTGTCGGGTGCCGGGCCGCTCGTTGCCTTACTCATCGGCACTCACCTCCGAGCCGTCGTCAGTGTCTGTGGCGGCCATGCCGCCGTGTTTGTAGTAGTCCATCTGGCTCGCGTATTCGCTGAGCGTTCCGACGACACCATTGGGGAAGCCAATGACCGTGATGATGACAGCCCCACCGAGCAGAACGAGCTGCAACCCGACCGCGTACGTCTCCACGAGTTCGATGATGGTGTGGAGGCCGAACGCGCCGATGACGGGGCCGGCGACAGTGCCGGACCCCCCCAGCAGCGCCATCGCGATCAGTTCTACGTTCCACGCGCCGTTGTAGGCCGTCTGGGGGTCGATGAACGTGTTGAACAGGCTGTACGCGGCGCCGGCAAAGCCTGTGAACAGGCCGGCCAGCATCCACGCGGCCGTCTTGTAGTAGGTGGTGTTGAACCCCATCGCCGTGGCCTTCTCCTCGTCATCGCGGATGGCGTTCAGGACGAAGCCAAAGCGCGTCCCCGAGAGGTAGTACACGAGCGCCATCTCGACGACGAGAACCCCCAGGAAGAGGTAGTAGAAGGTCTCACCCGACGGCGTCTGGAGCAGAATTTTTCCGCTGGCCCCGCCGGTGATATCGAGGTTCCGGGAGATCTGCTGCGCGGCCAGCAAGACGCCGAGCGTAGCGATAGCGAAGTAGTGCCCGCGGAGCCTGAGGACGATGACGCCGATGACGGCCGCGAAGGTCACCGCCAGCAGGCCGGCTAGAAGGAACGCGACCGGGAACGAGAGCGCGAAGTCTTTTGTTAGAATCGCTGTCGCGTACGCCCCAATACCGAAAAACGCCATGTTCCCAAAGCTCGGATAGCCGGTCTGTCCGCCGACGAGGTCCCAGGACAGCGCCAAGATGGCAAACAGGAACATCTCGGTGAAGACGGTCATCCGATAGCCAGCCTCCAGCCCCAGTAGCGGCAACGCGGCCGCGGCGAGCGTGCTGACGGCCAGCAGTTGCCAGCCGTAGGCGTCACATGTACTGAGGAACCGGTCGACCTGTTCGGGCGGAAGGACCGACCGGAGGACGCCCCGAGACTCCTCGTCGCTCGTGCTCATTGTTCAGCCCCCTGTCCGAACAGACCATTGGGTTTGACGACGAGCAACACGATGAGCGCAGTGAACGTCACGGCGAGTGTCCACTGCGAGGAGATGAACCCTGCGACCAGTTCCTCAACGGAACCCAGCAAGAGCCCGCCGATGAGCGCGCCGGGGATACTTCCAACACCGCCGAAGACGACGATGACGAAGCTCTTGAGCGTGTAGATGAGTCCCATCTGTGGCTGGATGTTCAAGATGACGGCGATGAACGCGCCGATACCGCCGGCGATAGCCGAGGAGACGCCGAAAGTCACCGCTCGGGTGTGTTCGACGTCGATGCCGACTAGCGCCGCGGCCTCGGGGTTCTGTGAGACGGCCCGTATCGCTCGTCCAG from Haloarcula sp. H-GB4 harbors:
- a CDS encoding ABC transporter ATP-binding protein; this translates as MASTPDATNEPTEDPVLRMENVTAGYGNTTVLHDVSIAVEDGQVACLIGPNGSGKSTLMKSIYGFADVQTGAVSFRGEDITGRSPQQNLANGMSYVLQDASVFPGMSVHENMLMGGYVFNDDDRAAARADELYEEFPVLADLRSQSAGTLSGGQRRLLELARALMVEPDVMMLDEPSIGLEPRFIDDVFERIEQLNDLGTTILLVEQNAEKGLSIADRGFVLASGEIKFTGTGTELLNDEEVGRLYLGG
- a CDS encoding ABC transporter ATP-binding protein encodes the protein MSKATSGPAPDTDSGRAVLRTDGVTKRFGGLTAVDDVDIAIHSGEIVGLIGPNGAGKSTLFNCITGTLTPDEGRVYLQGEDVTDWPEHKIARAGLGRMFQETRIFGDMTVRKNLLLAAQEGGADVSSLMRRPDSSLLARTDELLDYVDLGGLAETRAGRMSFGQQKLLEFAMELMSEPEILLMDEPAGGINPSMLGNLIDYIRNANEEQESTIFLIEHNMDFVMDIADRIYVLAHGERIAEGTPEEIQNDQRVLDAYLGRE
- a CDS encoding branched-chain amino acid ABC transporter permease, with translation MSTSDEESRGVLRSVLPPEQVDRFLSTCDAYGWQLLAVSTLAAAALPLLGLEAGYRMTVFTEMFLFAILALSWDLVGGQTGYPSFGNMAFFGIGAYATAILTKDFALSFPVAFLLAGLLAVTFAAVIGVIVLRLRGHYFAIATLGVLLAAQQISRNLDITGGASGKILLQTPSGETFYYLFLGVLVVEMALVYYLSGTRFGFVLNAIRDDEEKATAMGFNTTYYKTAAWMLAGLFTGFAGAAYSLFNTFIDPQTAYNGAWNVELIAMALLGGSGTVAGPVIGAFGLHTIIELVETYAVGLQLVLLGGAVIITVIGFPNGVVGTLSEYASQMDYYKHGGMAATDTDDGSEVSADE